In one Oxyura jamaicensis isolate SHBP4307 breed ruddy duck chromosome 14, BPBGC_Ojam_1.0, whole genome shotgun sequence genomic region, the following are encoded:
- the JPT2 gene encoding jupiter microtubule associated homolog 2 — translation MFQGPEADAAKPSSRVLKPPGGGSSNLFGSTEEVSSSSRPHRMASNIFGASEEPQNIPKRTNPPGGKESGIFEDSGTAQPRPRMNPPGGKTSDIFGSPVSTSVVRAHPNKPKDHIVLKEDETPKKPEAAENNKPHLEDGGEKKDLGKEERCKEPEPKIDNHEPRLGPRPRSHNKVLNPPGGKSSIAFY, via the exons ATGTTCCAGGGCCCGGAGGCCGACGCTGCCAAGCCCAGCTCCAG GGTATTGAAGCCTCCTGGAGGAGGGTCTAGTAATCTCTTTGGGAGTACAGAAGAAGTTTCTTCTTCCAGCAGGCCACACCGGATGGCATCTAATATCTTTGGAGCATCAGAAGAACCGCAAAATATTCCAAAAAGAACAAACCCTCCAG ggggaaaagaaagtggTATTTTTGAAGATTCTGGTACTGCTCAGCCTCGTCCGCGTATGAATCCACCTGGTGGGAAGACAAGTGACATCTTTGGGTCTCCAGTATCTACCAGTGTTGTGCGAGCACACCCAAACAAGCCTAAG GATCACATTGTCTTGAAGGAAGATGAAACGCCAAAGAAGCCAGAAG ctgcagaaaacaacaaaccacaCCTGGAAGATGGTGGTGAGAAAAAAGATCTGGGCAAAGAGGAGCGATGCAAGGAGCCAGAACCCAAGATAGACAATCACGAGCCCAGATTAGGGCCAAGGCCACGCTCGCACAACAAAGTTCTCAATCCCCCAGGCGGAAAATCCAGCATTGCGTTCTATTAG